One region of Peribacillus simplex genomic DNA includes:
- a CDS encoding alpha/beta hydrolase, protein MKIKLQQPFTFKGGKRAVLLLHGFTGNSADVRMLGRYLEKQGYTCHAPHYKGHGVPPEELVKTGPTDWWKDVMMAYDFLKSEGHEEIAVAGLSLGGVFSLKLGYTVPIKGIVTMCAPMYIKSEEMMYKGVLEYAREFKKYEGKTQEQIELEMDLLADKPMNTLKALQELITDVREHVDLIYAPTFVVQGRHDDVINPKSADIIIDAIESPVKQIKWYEESGHVITLDKERNQLHEDVFEFLESLDWSE, encoded by the coding sequence ATGAAAATCAAGCTGCAGCAGCCCTTTACTTTTAAAGGCGGAAAAAGAGCTGTTTTACTTTTACATGGATTTACGGGGAATTCCGCAGATGTGCGGATGCTTGGCCGTTACTTGGAGAAACAGGGATACACCTGCCATGCCCCGCATTATAAAGGACATGGCGTTCCGCCAGAGGAGTTAGTGAAAACGGGTCCAACAGATTGGTGGAAAGATGTCATGATGGCCTACGATTTTCTTAAAAGCGAAGGCCATGAAGAAATTGCTGTTGCCGGACTCTCATTAGGAGGCGTATTTTCTCTGAAATTAGGTTACACTGTACCTATAAAGGGTATCGTAACAATGTGTGCGCCTATGTATATCAAAAGTGAAGAAATGATGTATAAAGGAGTATTGGAGTACGCTAGAGAATTTAAGAAGTACGAAGGGAAAACTCAAGAGCAAATAGAGCTTGAAATGGACCTTCTTGCCGATAAGCCCATGAATACATTGAAAGCCCTTCAGGAATTGATAACGGATGTACGAGAGCACGTCGACCTTATTTACGCGCCGACATTTGTCGTGCAGGGCCGGCATGATGATGTTATCAATCCCAAAAGTGCCGATATTATTATTGATGCCATTGAATCACCTGTCAAACAAATCAAGTGGTATGAAGAATCCGGTCATGTCATAACTCTTGATAAAGAACGAAACCAATTGCATGAAGATGTATTTGAATTTTTAGAAAGCCTGGATTGGTCCGAATAA
- the secG gene encoding preprotein translocase subunit SecG, producing the protein MHAFLITLLVIVSIALIVTVLLQSGKSAGLSGAIAGGAEQLFGKQKARGLDLVLHRATVVLAILFFALTLLVAFFDV; encoded by the coding sequence ATGCATGCATTTCTCATAACGCTTTTAGTGATTGTCAGTATCGCCCTCATTGTGACGGTATTGCTTCAATCAGGTAAAAGTGCAGGTTTATCAGGTGCGATTGCCGGCGGTGCCGAGCAGCTATTCGGAAAGCAAAAGGCACGCGGTTTGGACCTAGTTTTACATCGGGCAACGGTAGTATTGGCCATTTTATTCTTTGCTTTAACTTTACTTGTTGCATTCTTTGATGTGTAA
- a CDS encoding M15 family metallopeptidase — MLKPIFAATALSSFILMAGCSFDLTSDDKKEPKEEQPSSQDKETETDKNNDSNESAQRQVEVDETVKPAQAGLQTLANPESIPVLVNKQYSLPEDYKPEDLIYPKVDFIFQDKIEKRMMRKEAGKALEKLFQAAEKENMHFAGVSAYRSHQTQIAVFNNYVAKDGEEKARTYSAMPGTSEHETGLAIDVTTHDGACAAQDCFGDTNEATWLAEHAHEYGFIIRYPEGKENITGYKYEPWHIRYVGVEAATEISETKSTLEEYYNAVPVKAVSNK; from the coding sequence ATGTTAAAACCTATATTTGCAGCAACCGCTCTATCATCTTTCATTCTGATGGCTGGCTGTTCATTCGACCTGACCAGCGATGATAAAAAAGAGCCAAAAGAAGAACAACCGAGCTCCCAGGATAAGGAGACAGAAACTGATAAGAATAATGATTCAAATGAATCGGCCCAACGCCAGGTGGAAGTTGATGAAACGGTTAAACCCGCACAGGCTGGCCTTCAGACATTAGCCAACCCGGAAAGCATACCTGTACTTGTCAATAAACAATACAGCCTGCCGGAAGATTACAAGCCTGAGGACCTTATCTACCCAAAAGTAGATTTCATCTTTCAAGATAAAATTGAAAAAAGAATGATGCGCAAAGAAGCGGGAAAGGCTCTTGAAAAATTGTTCCAGGCTGCCGAAAAAGAAAACATGCACTTTGCCGGTGTTTCCGCATACCGTTCACATCAAACACAAATCGCGGTCTTTAATAACTATGTGGCTAAGGACGGGGAAGAAAAAGCGAGAACCTACAGTGCAATGCCTGGGACAAGCGAGCATGAAACAGGTCTCGCGATTGATGTTACGACCCACGACGGCGCATGTGCTGCCCAAGACTGCTTCGGTGACACGAATGAAGCGACCTGGCTTGCCGAGCATGCCCATGAATACGGATTTATCATCCGCTATCCAGAAGGCAAGGAAAACATCACAGGCTATAAATACGAACCATGGCACATCCGCTATGTTGGTGTCGAAGCCGCAACTGAAATTTCCGAAACGAAGAGTACATTGGAAGAATACTATAATGCCGTGCCAGTGAAAGCTGTATCGAATAAATAA